The Nitrososphaerota archaeon genome window below encodes:
- a CDS encoding DEAD/DEAH box helicase encodes MRFDEAKLPAELVRYFEEKGLTDLYPPQEEAIRAGLLEGKSLVVACPTASGKTLIAIMAAYVKAKKGMKVVYLAPLRALASEKYTEFSELARFGIRTVISTGDYDSSGESLGRGDIIVLTNERFDSVMRHKVSWLSSVGLFIADEVHLAGNDSRGPTLEMILTKIMSLGLDIQMLSLSATISNAKVVGDWLRSAVVQLDWRPVPLREGVYDYSRIVFTDGEERPLARSTYGAPIDVAMDTLRGGGQALVFANTRRRAVSLATKAAEVTQRQLSEQEKKAVSEASRRILTSGEETSLSRLLAEVVAKGAAFHHAGLDTEHRRIVEEYYRARAIKLLAATPTLAAGVNLPARRVVVADMTRYDVERGGNAEISVLDYRQMAGRAGRPQYDDHGETVIIPAPSQPSAQVLEHYSKAPPEPIESRLADESAMRFHTLATIATSMGLSKKDLDSLFRGTLLSMQVGEEKVGRYTEKALGYLLAERLAESHGDLFYATDFGKRVSMLYIDPVTGVIFREAIRRAEPGRDYTAGLLHLIARCPDYEPKFPLRSKDYEQAMAFLEEHAQEMMEKPTPRAFSDYDQTLQEMRTVMALHGWIDEWREEQLLSRLGVEPGDMHRAVDNAEWLLHALGELSKLFKRPEMVAQSELLRRRVESGVSAELVELTTLQGVGRVRARALYTAGFRTLEDIVEAPAEKLALVEKVGTAVARRIKEQAARK; translated from the coding sequence TTGAGGTTTGACGAGGCGAAGCTCCCCGCGGAGCTTGTGAGGTACTTCGAGGAGAAGGGGCTCACAGACCTGTACCCCCCGCAGGAGGAGGCGATCCGGGCGGGACTTCTCGAGGGGAAGAGCTTGGTTGTGGCTTGCCCGACGGCTAGCGGAAAGACGTTAATCGCAATAATGGCCGCCTACGTGAAGGCGAAGAAGGGGATGAAGGTGGTGTACCTCGCACCTCTCCGTGCGCTCGCGTCAGAGAAGTACACCGAGTTCTCCGAGCTGGCCAGGTTTGGGATTAGGACGGTGATATCTACGGGGGACTACGATTCGAGCGGCGAGTCCCTGGGGAGGGGAGACATCATCGTGCTTACGAACGAGCGCTTCGACTCGGTCATGCGTCACAAGGTTAGCTGGCTTTCGTCGGTGGGGCTCTTCATCGCGGATGAGGTCCATCTTGCGGGGAACGACTCGCGGGGGCCCACCCTCGAGATGATCCTGACCAAGATAATGAGCCTGGGACTCGACATACAGATGCTGTCGCTCTCCGCCACCATAAGCAATGCCAAGGTCGTAGGGGACTGGCTGCGCTCGGCTGTAGTCCAGCTGGACTGGAGACCGGTGCCCCTGAGGGAGGGGGTCTACGACTACAGCAGGATTGTGTTCACCGACGGCGAAGAGCGACCCCTGGCCAGGTCGACCTACGGAGCCCCTATCGATGTGGCCATGGACACCCTGAGGGGGGGAGGGCAGGCCCTGGTCTTCGCGAACACCCGGAGGAGAGCGGTGAGCCTCGCCACCAAGGCGGCGGAGGTCACCCAGAGGCAGCTCAGCGAGCAGGAGAAGAAGGCTGTTTCCGAGGCCTCGCGGCGGATTCTGACCTCGGGGGAGGAGACGAGCCTGAGCAGGCTTCTGGCGGAGGTCGTAGCGAAGGGCGCGGCTTTCCATCACGCCGGGCTCGACACGGAACACAGGAGGATCGTCGAGGAGTACTACAGGGCAAGGGCGATCAAGCTGCTTGCTGCGACCCCCACTTTGGCGGCCGGCGTGAATCTCCCGGCGAGGAGAGTGGTTGTCGCAGACATGACGAGGTACGACGTGGAGCGCGGGGGCAATGCCGAGATCTCTGTCCTTGACTACAGGCAGATGGCGGGGCGGGCGGGGAGGCCCCAGTACGACGACCATGGAGAGACAGTCATCATACCGGCCCCCTCCCAACCCTCGGCCCAGGTCCTGGAGCACTACTCCAAGGCCCCTCCGGAGCCCATCGAGTCGCGGCTCGCCGACGAATCTGCGATGAGGTTCCACACCCTCGCCACCATCGCCACGTCCATGGGCCTGTCGAAGAAGGATCTGGACAGCCTCTTCCGTGGGACCCTGCTCTCGATGCAGGTGGGTGAGGAAAAGGTGGGCAGGTACACAGAGAAGGCCCTGGGATACCTCCTGGCAGAGAGGCTCGCTGAGTCCCATGGGGACCTGTTCTACGCGACTGATTTCGGGAAGAGGGTCTCGATGCTGTACATCGACCCGGTCACGGGGGTCATCTTCAGAGAAGCGATCAGGCGGGCGGAGCCTGGGAGGGACTACACCGCAGGCCTCCTGCATCTCATCGCCAGATGTCCGGACTACGAGCCGAAGTTTCCCCTTAGGAGCAAGGACTACGAACAGGCGATGGCCTTCCTGGAGGAGCACGCCCAGGAGATGATGGAGAAGCCGACGCCGCGGGCTTTCTCGGACTACGATCAGACCCTCCAGGAGATGAGGACTGTGATGGCCCTGCACGGCTGGATTGACGAGTGGCGGGAAGAGCAGCTGCTTTCGAGGCTAGGAGTGGAGCCGGGTGACATGCACCGGGCGGTCGACAACGCAGAGTGGCTGCTGCACGCCCTGGGGGAGCTCTCGAAGCTCTTCAAGAGACCCGAGATGGTGGCGCAGTCCGAGCTGCTCAGGCGAAGGGTGGAGAGCGGGGTGAGCGCAGAATTGGTGGAGCTTACTACGCTCCAGGGGGTCGGGAGGGTGAGGGCCCGCGCGCTCTACACGGCCGGTTTCAGGACCCTGGAAGACATCGTCGAGGCGCCTGCGGAGAAGCTCGCCCTAGTTGAAAAGGTGGGGACCGCGGTCGCTCGCAGGATCAAGGAGCAGGCGGCGAGAAAGTGA
- a CDS encoding asparagine synthase C-terminal domain-containing protein, with product MTPYSGTFEEAAQELARAIDLSVSESVSGIGRAAVAFSGGLDSSTIVACARKKVGAVACAAFAKGSVDSARAAAAAEALGVELVATELSEGLVHEELRSISLPFEPTLMDRSLWSLYSIVSRSASKAGAKRILLGQLADELFGGYAKYQAAPEGGGESEAERMMNADVADYEKRGRVRDVSACTRWLEPRFPFEANGVRELGIALPVSFKIRGGVRKAVLREAAIILGVPEGLAGVPKKAAQYSSGIQKIVR from the coding sequence GTGACCCCATACTCGGGTACTTTCGAAGAGGCTGCCCAGGAGCTCGCAAGGGCGATCGACCTGTCGGTGTCCGAGTCCGTATCCGGGATAGGTCGGGCGGCGGTGGCCTTCTCCGGAGGTCTTGACAGTTCGACCATCGTGGCCTGCGCCAGGAAGAAGGTTGGAGCAGTGGCGTGCGCGGCCTTCGCCAAGGGCTCAGTCGACTCTGCGAGGGCGGCGGCCGCGGCAGAGGCGCTGGGAGTTGAGCTCGTGGCTACGGAGCTCTCAGAAGGGCTGGTCCACGAGGAGCTTCGGTCGATCTCCCTTCCGTTCGAGCCCACTCTTATGGACAGGAGCCTCTGGTCGCTCTATTCGATCGTCTCCCGAAGCGCGTCCAAGGCTGGGGCGAAGCGAATCCTTCTGGGGCAGCTGGCGGACGAGCTCTTCGGGGGATACGCGAAGTATCAGGCGGCCCCGGAAGGAGGCGGAGAGAGCGAAGCGGAGCGGATGATGAACGCGGACGTGGCTGACTACGAAAAACGCGGAAGGGTGAGGGACGTGAGCGCCTGCACGAGGTGGCTGGAGCCCAGGTTTCCGTTCGAGGCCAATGGAGTCAGAGAGCTCGGGATTGCCCTTCCTGTTTCGTTCAAGATCCGGGGCGGTGTCAGGAAGGCGGTGCTCAGAGAGGCGGCCATCATCCTAGGGGTGCCGGAGGGACTCGCAGGAGTCCCGAAGAAAGCGGCCCAGTACAGCTCTGGCATCCAGAAGATCGTCAGATAG
- a CDS encoding methyltransferase domain-containing protein, with protein MRKAYLASDDSALLRRALGSYSGRACLEIGAGNGGNLIDLKKRFSRALGTDVVRPGLDDWKGAGVDYVLADGASCLKDECFDLVAFNPPYLPLEVAEDVAVEGGKELEVPMKFLREALRTVKRTGRVILLLNDQAPIGELEAICTQRGFNLRKVLSQRLFFEELAVYEASADRA; from the coding sequence ATGAGAAAGGCCTACCTAGCTTCTGACGACTCGGCCCTTCTGAGGAGAGCGCTCGGCTCCTATTCGGGGAGAGCGTGCCTCGAAATCGGAGCAGGCAACGGGGGGAACCTGATCGACCTCAAGAAGCGGTTCTCGAGGGCCCTAGGCACCGACGTCGTCAGGCCCGGGCTCGACGATTGGAAGGGTGCAGGCGTAGACTACGTCCTTGCAGACGGCGCCTCCTGTCTGAAGGACGAGTGCTTCGACCTTGTGGCGTTCAACCCTCCCTACCTGCCCCTGGAAGTGGCGGAGGACGTCGCGGTGGAGGGGGGCAAGGAGCTCGAGGTGCCGATGAAGTTCCTTCGGGAGGCCCTCCGCACTGTGAAGAGGACCGGGAGGGTCATACTTCTACTGAACGACCAGGCCCCGATTGGCGAACTGGAGGCGATATGCACACAGAGAGGGTTCAACCTCAGGAAGGTGTTGTCTCAACGGCTCTTCTTCGAGGAACTTGCGGTGTACGAGGCCTCGGCAGACCGGGCGTAG
- a CDS encoding helix-turn-helix domain-containing protein: protein MLRQVALEVRAENKLQDAAKASGIKITITDCKPFNEKGMTLLLELKGDAHAMRETASAIKRLGGVRQVLEGDDAGETLPLLVVMDRPAVCRASSDSAIICLDCPLNADVQPASWRFIVRRTSDLRQILYRLGKEGVETRIEDVSPLNQKAALTGRQKEIVATAVAKGYFQFPRKISLTGLSELVGVKPSTLSEILRSAERRIMENAVGVPFPEN from the coding sequence ATGCTCAGGCAAGTCGCGCTCGAGGTGCGCGCCGAGAACAAGCTGCAGGACGCCGCGAAGGCATCGGGAATCAAGATTACCATAACCGACTGCAAGCCCTTCAACGAGAAGGGGATGACCCTGCTCCTCGAGCTAAAGGGCGATGCCCATGCCATGAGAGAGACTGCGAGCGCGATCAAGAGGCTCGGCGGTGTGAGACAGGTGCTGGAAGGGGATGACGCAGGGGAGACACTCCCGCTTCTGGTGGTCATGGACCGGCCTGCGGTGTGCCGCGCCTCGAGTGATTCAGCCATAATATGCCTGGACTGCCCGCTCAATGCAGACGTGCAGCCTGCGTCCTGGCGTTTCATAGTCCGGAGGACGAGCGACCTTAGGCAGATTCTTTACAGGCTCGGGAAGGAGGGTGTCGAGACCCGGATCGAAGACGTGTCGCCCCTGAACCAGAAGGCGGCGCTTACAGGGAGACAGAAGGAAATCGTGGCGACCGCGGTCGCGAAGGGATACTTCCAATTCCCCAGAAAGATAAGCCTCACCGGACTCAGCGAGCTGGTGGGTGTCAAGCCCTCGACCCTGAGCGAGATACTGAGAAGTGCGGAAAGGCGGATAATGGAGAACGCTGTCGGCGTTCCATTCCCAGAGAACTAA
- a CDS encoding Rieske 2Fe-2S domain-containing protein: MAFLCLAIMSTLLAMPHAARALATSGNSTRTAVGLGSTNLNLTTGAVVTFIILLLGLAAAFLLIGRFQKSQKRSQDSVTVDTKSTEADEVAERARSKRNFLKLMLTLGGVATLGTFASIFRILEYVPAPGQGSRTTVALAWPEIKLVNISTLDPSKPLRFNYPLVDTPCVLVKCGQKADYGVGPDSDIVAFNDICQHLGCFYAVLPPGSSPPCDATFLAATPQGYCCCHGGQYDFVHAGTVIGGPPPRSVPQVVLRFDASTGDIYAVGMGGPTIFGHGPPGTTDPALVLKYDLTGGTVVTDATVFS, from the coding sequence ATGGCGTTCCTTTGCCTTGCCATCATGTCTACGCTGTTGGCCATGCCGCATGCGGCCAGGGCCCTCGCTACCAGTGGGAATTCGACCCGGACCGCGGTGGGGTTAGGTTCGACGAACCTGAACCTCACAACTGGGGCCGTTGTGACTTTCATCATCCTGCTGCTGGGGCTTGCCGCCGCGTTCTTGCTGATAGGGAGGTTCCAGAAGTCCCAGAAACGTAGCCAAGATTCGGTCACGGTGGACACGAAGTCCACGGAGGCCGACGAGGTCGCCGAGAGGGCCAGAAGCAAGAGGAACTTCCTGAAGCTGATGCTCACTCTGGGCGGGGTAGCTACCCTGGGCACGTTCGCGAGCATCTTCAGGATACTTGAGTACGTGCCTGCGCCTGGGCAGGGTTCTCGCACGACTGTCGCTCTCGCCTGGCCCGAGATCAAACTCGTCAACATCTCGACCCTCGATCCTTCCAAGCCGCTGCGCTTCAACTACCCGCTCGTGGACACGCCGTGCGTGCTCGTCAAATGCGGGCAGAAGGCGGACTACGGGGTCGGGCCCGATTCAGACATAGTCGCGTTCAACGACATCTGCCAACACCTGGGGTGCTTCTACGCGGTTCTTCCGCCGGGTTCGTCACCTCCGTGCGACGCAACTTTCCTTGCGGCCACTCCTCAGGGGTACTGTTGCTGTCATGGAGGGCAATACGACTTCGTCCATGCAGGCACGGTGATTGGGGGGCCCCCGCCGAGGAGTGTTCCTCAGGTCGTGTTGCGATTCGATGCGAGCACCGGCGACATCTACGCTGTAGGGATGGGGGGCCCCACGATCTTCGGGCACGGGCCGCCAGGAACGACAGACCCGGCCCTGGTGCTCAAGTATGACCTCACGGGCGGAACGGTCGTGACAGATGCGACGGTGTTCTCCTGA
- a CDS encoding cytochrome bc complex cytochrome b subunit — MSTNLGGKLVEWVKTRFGLRTNVLRPVPEYSMNPLYWLGALTTIAFGLQVFTGLLMMIYYVPTVEQAYSSTQFIIQNVPFGWLLETVHLYGAYAMILLALLHLFRGYFLSVQKKPREMMWVTGMLMGLTVMGFGLTGYLLPWTVVSKSATDVSIGMLSFLPGQVGSIVTFLVAGDGSSAGELTRFFDLHILVLPAALISLVALKLFLFEAHGAAEPVTGPKESRDIPWFPTVYLYFAMLGSLLIAAIVVASALFPFNLAAQFTPAGAANYVPQPEWYFLWMYQILKFASFEGSGIYYALGVVTALVAGLVLLPFVDRGVARNPKSRPLYTTVGAITVAELLVLTVWGYLTPGQIIPDAQAVEVVGAAALVGAVMSAFLLRMPRGIQRFTSAIRSIPLALVLPLKNRGAALAFVALLCVGSVCFANLVGFASGAKAGSPLLLLDIAGLVTTFFAMVRIMRGMTLAYRRSQN; from the coding sequence ATGAGCACAAACCTGGGAGGGAAGCTCGTGGAATGGGTGAAGACGCGTTTCGGGCTCCGGACAAACGTATTGCGTCCCGTCCCGGAATACAGCATGAACCCCCTCTATTGGCTCGGCGCGTTGACGACCATCGCATTTGGCCTGCAGGTCTTCACTGGCCTTCTGATGATGATCTATTACGTTCCCACGGTCGAACAGGCCTACTCCTCCACACAGTTCATCATTCAGAATGTCCCCTTTGGCTGGCTCCTGGAAACCGTCCACCTTTACGGAGCCTATGCGATGATACTCCTGGCCCTACTCCACCTCTTTCGTGGCTACTTCCTCAGCGTCCAGAAGAAACCCAGAGAAATGATGTGGGTCACAGGAATGCTGATGGGCCTGACTGTGATGGGGTTCGGCCTCACGGGCTACCTGCTTCCGTGGACCGTGGTGTCCAAGTCTGCCACCGACGTCTCAATTGGCATGTTGAGCTTCCTTCCCGGACAGGTTGGGTCCATAGTCACGTTCCTCGTGGCCGGTGACGGCAGCAGCGCGGGAGAGCTCACGAGATTCTTTGACCTTCACATCCTCGTCCTTCCAGCTGCTCTCATTTCGCTCGTCGCGCTCAAGCTCTTTCTATTCGAGGCACACGGGGCCGCCGAACCTGTGACCGGCCCGAAGGAATCCCGGGACATCCCATGGTTCCCCACTGTCTACCTCTATTTCGCGATGCTGGGCAGCTTGCTCATTGCTGCGATTGTAGTGGCTTCGGCGCTGTTCCCGTTCAACCTCGCAGCGCAATTCACGCCTGCCGGCGCAGCGAACTACGTGCCCCAGCCCGAGTGGTATTTCCTGTGGATGTATCAGATCCTGAAGTTCGCCTCCTTCGAGGGCTCCGGGATATACTACGCGCTGGGAGTGGTGACGGCCCTGGTAGCAGGACTGGTGCTTCTGCCATTTGTTGACCGTGGGGTGGCGCGGAACCCGAAATCGAGGCCCCTCTACACCACCGTCGGCGCGATAACGGTCGCGGAGCTATTGGTGCTGACAGTCTGGGGATACCTTACGCCTGGGCAGATAATCCCTGACGCGCAGGCGGTCGAAGTGGTCGGGGCTGCAGCCTTGGTTGGTGCGGTGATGTCCGCGTTTCTCCTCAGGATGCCGCGGGGGATTCAGAGGTTCACTTCGGCAATCAGGTCCATACCACTGGCGCTAGTCCTTCCCCTCAAGAACCGGGGGGCGGCGTTGGCCTTCGTGGCCCTCCTATGCGTCGGGTCGGTTTGCTTCGCCAACCTCGTCGGGTTCGCTTCAGGTGCGAAGGCGGGTTCACCGCTTCTCTTGCTGGACATCGCGGGGTTGGTCACAACTTTCTTCGCTATGGTGAGAATCATGAGAGGAATGACCTTGGCGTACCGCAGGTCCCAGAATTGA
- the mtnA gene encoding S-methyl-5-thioribose-1-phosphate isomerase, translating to MRTVTWVDGSVKMIDQTALPNKLTHVTYTRPEEVAQAIRTMVVRGAPAIGVAAAMGVALAAVRSKAKTREELLGELGVNADLLRSTRPTAVNLFWGIERVMNRARSAKSISSLRDAVVSQVKRMEEEDIQVNRRLGKVGAKLIEDGDTVLTQCNAGALATVGYGTALGVVRAAVEEGKFVKVLVPETRPALQGSRLTAFELMTDEIECTLIPDTAVGHMLSLGRADKVIVGADRITKDGYVFNKIGTYQEAVLAHRHGVPFYPAAPFSTFDLTRTHEKVIIEERSFDEVVKIRGRRIAPRGVLVANPAFDMTPPELVTGIITDRGLVERPYETSIPRLMS from the coding sequence ATGCGGACCGTCACCTGGGTGGACGGGTCGGTGAAGATGATCGACCAGACGGCGCTTCCCAACAAACTCACCCACGTGACCTACACCCGGCCAGAGGAAGTGGCCCAGGCCATCAGGACCATGGTGGTGAGGGGGGCACCCGCAATCGGCGTAGCAGCTGCCATGGGGGTTGCCCTCGCTGCGGTTCGCTCCAAGGCCAAGACCCGGGAGGAGCTCCTCGGAGAACTGGGGGTGAACGCGGACCTCTTGAGGTCGACAAGGCCGACTGCCGTGAACCTCTTCTGGGGGATTGAAAGGGTGATGAACAGAGCGCGCTCCGCGAAGTCCATCTCTTCTCTGAGGGACGCGGTCGTCTCCCAGGTCAAGAGAATGGAGGAGGAGGACATTCAGGTGAACAGAAGGCTCGGAAAGGTAGGAGCGAAGTTGATAGAGGACGGAGACACGGTCCTGACCCAGTGCAATGCAGGGGCCCTGGCGACCGTCGGCTACGGGACTGCCCTGGGAGTCGTCAGGGCGGCAGTCGAAGAGGGGAAGTTCGTCAAGGTGCTGGTGCCCGAAACGAGACCAGCCCTTCAGGGCTCAAGGCTGACTGCGTTCGAGCTGATGACCGACGAGATTGAATGCACGCTCATTCCCGACACCGCAGTCGGTCACATGCTGAGCCTTGGGCGAGCGGACAAGGTGATAGTCGGGGCGGACAGAATCACGAAGGATGGCTACGTCTTCAACAAGATCGGCACCTATCAGGAGGCCGTTCTCGCCCATAGGCACGGAGTCCCGTTCTATCCAGCTGCCCCCTTCTCGACCTTCGACCTCACTCGTACCCACGAAAAGGTCATCATCGAAGAAAGGTCCTTCGACGAGGTCGTGAAAATCCGCGGGAGACGAATCGCCCCAAGGGGGGTGCTCGTGGCCAACCCGGCCTTCGACATGACGCCCCCGGAGTTGGTAACTGGAATTATCACCGACAGGGGCCTGGTCGAAAGGCCATACGAAACGAGCATCCCGCGCCTCATGTCTTAA
- the endA gene encoding tRNA-intron lyase, protein MEQAASPEEAPPPFNALLRDGRSFVVDRERYGELEESGYGTKEGKELALRDYETLYLLYAKKLELKDKKGELVTFEKLAEQAQGRASDSWTKFLVYRDLRSRGYVVKEGFGFGTDLRVYERGDFPKKPAKYVVFALDEGIEKGMGDLQKSVREMAKMGKEAIIAVIERRGEVIYYKVSRARF, encoded by the coding sequence TTGGAACAAGCAGCCAGCCCCGAGGAGGCCCCACCGCCATTCAACGCGCTACTTCGCGACGGGAGGAGTTTCGTGGTCGACAGGGAGAGATACGGGGAGCTCGAGGAGTCGGGTTACGGGACCAAGGAGGGGAAGGAGCTTGCGCTGCGCGACTACGAAACGCTGTACCTCCTCTATGCGAAGAAGCTGGAGCTGAAAGACAAGAAGGGCGAGCTGGTGACGTTCGAGAAGCTGGCTGAGCAGGCACAGGGGAGGGCCAGCGACTCGTGGACGAAGTTCCTGGTCTACCGGGACTTGAGGAGCAGGGGCTACGTGGTCAAGGAAGGCTTCGGATTCGGGACGGACCTCAGGGTCTACGAGAGAGGGGACTTCCCAAAGAAGCCAGCCAAGTACGTGGTCTTCGCCCTGGACGAGGGGATCGAGAAGGGCATGGGGGACCTGCAGAAGTCGGTCAGAGAGATGGCGAAGATGGGGAAGGAAGCGATTATCGCGGTGATTGAAAGAAGGGGCGAGGTAATCTACTACAAGGTAAGCCGGGCGAGGTTCTGA
- a CDS encoding geranylgeranylglycerol-phosphate geranylgeranyltransferase, producing MGVRAGVDLIRPVNCAMIGFAVIVGVFVSKPASVSFIQSVLGFMTGFFVCAYSMVVNDVYDVEVDRVNRPERPIPSGRISTQVASRLSIVVLLAGIACSVLSLSPAAVVIALVYASLSWLYNSRAKKAGLAGNLIVASSLAIPFIYGGVVAGGNIAGSLLLMMALTSFFAGVGREVVKAMADIEGDAERGIGSVARNRGLRTASFVGSAFFLLAVVTSWVPFVLGLANRVYQVGVLAPDVIFLYLGWSILSKPEPHNAYRVKKLALAGMTVGLVVFIGGAF from the coding sequence GTGGGCGTCAGAGCGGGCGTCGACCTGATCCGGCCGGTGAACTGCGCGATGATCGGTTTTGCCGTCATCGTAGGGGTCTTCGTCTCAAAACCCGCGAGCGTCTCGTTCATCCAGAGCGTGCTCGGGTTCATGACAGGGTTCTTCGTGTGCGCCTATTCGATGGTCGTCAACGACGTCTACGACGTCGAGGTGGACAGGGTCAACAGGCCCGAGCGACCTATACCCAGCGGACGGATATCGACCCAGGTCGCGTCTCGTCTTTCCATCGTCGTGCTCCTCGCCGGCATCGCCTGCTCCGTGCTGAGCCTTTCTCCAGCGGCCGTGGTCATAGCTCTGGTCTACGCGTCCCTCTCTTGGCTCTACAACAGCAGGGCCAAGAAGGCTGGCCTGGCGGGGAATCTCATCGTGGCGTCGTCTCTGGCCATCCCATTCATTTACGGTGGTGTCGTAGCGGGGGGGAACATCGCCGGCTCCCTGCTCCTCATGATGGCCCTGACTTCGTTCTTCGCCGGCGTGGGGAGGGAGGTCGTGAAAGCGATGGCCGACATCGAAGGAGACGCGGAAAGAGGGATTGGCTCGGTCGCGAGGAACAGAGGGCTGAGGACCGCATCCTTTGTGGGAAGCGCGTTCTTCCTGCTCGCGGTCGTCACGAGCTGGGTCCCCTTCGTCCTGGGGCTGGCAAACCGGGTCTACCAGGTCGGCGTGTTGGCTCCCGATGTGATCTTCCTCTACCTCGGTTGGTCGATCCTGTCGAAGCCCGAACCTCATAACGCCTACCGGGTCAAGAAGCTAGCGCTGGCGGGCATGACCGTCGGGCTGGTGGTCTTCATCGGAGGCGCGTTCTGA
- a CDS encoding AAA family ATPase, translating into MWSEKHRPKSLDTMVGNEQARVKLLLWLKKWKPGVKAALLVGPPGTGKTTTVHLAADELGLRLVELNASDTRTKDRLSKRIGEVISSTSLFGERSLIFLDEVDGLAGRSDYGAIDFIKDAVKRSENPIVMAANDPESDEVRKLASATSRIEFQKPELEAVVGHLRKIADEEKLPMGGKELESIARAANGDIRSAINFLQTGMAGTKDEELTASQSVNAFFRATDEKAALKALRSYGGQPREKVRDLFNGVVKAKVHQERKAEALEVLSRADVLMGRIMRGKDWRLLRYLDPMLAADLWSALGDGGGAFTMDAVPWLLQVRIWNDSKKLKDIGLAAGRRTGTSQRGFLVGDMPYLLLLCRGEAFREAFVKSLNLEENYAAFIEKESARKGGR; encoded by the coding sequence ATGTGGTCTGAGAAGCACAGGCCTAAGAGCCTCGACACGATGGTGGGGAACGAACAGGCGAGGGTCAAGCTCTTGTTGTGGCTGAAGAAGTGGAAGCCAGGCGTCAAGGCTGCGCTCCTGGTGGGTCCCCCTGGGACTGGGAAGACGACGACGGTGCACCTGGCCGCCGACGAACTCGGCCTGAGGCTTGTGGAGCTTAACGCCAGCGACACGAGGACGAAGGACAGGCTCTCGAAGAGGATAGGGGAGGTGATTTCGAGCACCAGCCTCTTCGGGGAGAGGAGCCTCATCTTCCTCGACGAGGTGGACGGGCTCGCAGGGAGGTCTGACTACGGTGCGATAGATTTCATCAAGGACGCTGTGAAGAGGAGCGAGAACCCCATAGTGATGGCAGCGAACGACCCTGAATCGGACGAAGTCAGGAAGCTGGCCAGCGCCACCAGCAGGATTGAGTTCCAGAAGCCAGAGCTCGAGGCAGTGGTGGGTCATTTGAGGAAGATCGCAGACGAAGAGAAACTCCCCATGGGGGGGAAGGAGCTCGAATCGATCGCAAGGGCTGCGAACGGGGACATCAGGTCGGCGATAAACTTCCTCCAGACGGGGATGGCCGGCACCAAGGATGAGGAATTGACTGCTTCGCAGTCGGTGAACGCCTTTTTCAGAGCCACCGACGAAAAGGCAGCCCTGAAGGCGCTGAGGTCCTACGGGGGTCAGCCGAGGGAGAAGGTCCGGGACCTGTTCAATGGGGTCGTCAAGGCGAAGGTTCACCAGGAGAGGAAGGCCGAAGCCCTTGAGGTGCTCTCGAGGGCTGACGTCCTGATGGGGAGGATAATGCGCGGAAAGGATTGGAGGCTCCTCCGATACCTCGACCCGATGCTCGCAGCCGATCTCTGGTCGGCCCTTGGGGACGGAGGGGGAGCCTTCACCATGGACGCGGTCCCCTGGCTTCTTCAGGTCAGGATCTGGAACGATTCCAAGAAACTGAAGGATATCGGCCTGGCTGCAGGGCGGAGGACGGGGACCAGCCAGAGGGGATTCCTCGTGGGGGACATGCCCTACCTCCTGCTCCTGTGCAGGGGGGAGGCGTTCAGGGAGGCGTTCGTCAAGAGTCTGAACCTCGAAGAGAACTACGCGGCTTTCATCGAGAAGGAGTCTGCGAGGAAGGGGGGCCGCTAG
- a CDS encoding ArsR family transcriptional regulator produces the protein MSSRRSWSQTLEIERLLSSYGRTKVLAIMLESGELNISEITRRSGLSHTAAARHLEFLTNSGILTEKRFNRIRIFRVDRTSPRVGALTRFFQDWQTAEESQYPHAFN, from the coding sequence GTGAGCTCGAGAAGGAGTTGGTCGCAGACGTTAGAAATTGAGAGGTTGCTGTCCTCCTACGGGAGGACCAAGGTGCTCGCGATCATGCTGGAGAGCGGAGAATTGAACATCTCGGAGATCACCCGGAGGTCAGGCCTCTCACACACGGCCGCGGCCCGGCACCTGGAATTCCTCACGAATTCCGGGATCCTGACGGAGAAGCGCTTCAACAGGATCAGGATATTCCGGGTCGACAGGACGAGCCCCCGGGTCGGAGCCCTCACGAGGTTCTTCCAGGATTGGCAGACGGCCGAAGAATCTCAGTACCCGCACGCCTTCAACTAG